GCCGCTTGGTCATCACCTCTTTTTCCAGCTTGAAAGCCGGAATACCGAAGGTCAGCAACCCGCCGATTTCAGGGTGGCGGTCATACACCACGGCTTTGACGCCACTACGAGTCAGCACATCGGCACACGCAAGGCCCGCCGGGCCTGCACCGATAATCGCCACACGTTTACCGGTTGGCTGCACCGAGGACATATCCGGCCGCCAGCCCATTTCAATGGCTTTATCGTTGATGTAGCGTTCGATATTGCCGATGGTGACAGCACCGAATTCGTCGTTCAGGGTGCAGGAGCCTTCGCATAAGCGATCTTGTGGGCAAACGCGACCACACACTTCCGGCAGGCTGTTGGTCTGGTGAGACAGTTCAGCCGCTTCGATAATGCGGCCTTCGTTCGCCAGTTTCAGCCAGTTCGGAATGTAGTTATGAACCGGGCATTTCCATTCACAGTAAGGGTTGCCGCAAGCCAGGCAGCGATCTGCCTGGGCTTTGGACTGGCTTTCCGAGAACGGTTCGTAAATTTCGACAAACTCGATTTTACGGATTTTCAGCGGTTTCTTGGGCGGATCAACGCGCTGTAAGTCGATAAACTGATAAACATTCTGACTCATGATGACCTCTTACTGCGCCTGAACCCGCAGCTCCGCTGCGGAACGACTACGATGACCCAACAACGCTTTCACATCACTTGATTTCGGCTTCACCAGCGCGAACCGCGAGGCCCATACCGGCCAGTTAGCGAGAATTTCTTCACCGCGTTGTGAGCCGGTGTGCTGGACATGCTCGGTAATCAATCCACGCAGGTGCTCTTCGTGGATAGCCAGATTCTCGACATCCAGCACTTCCACCAGTTCAGGGTTGACACGCTTGCGGAATTCGCCGTCGTCATCCAGCACGTAGGCAAAGCCCCCGGTCATACCGGCACCAAAGTTCACGCCGGTGCGACCCAGAATACAGACGATACCGCCGGTCATGTATTCACAGCCGTTATCGCCGATGCCTTCCACCACGGTAATCGCCCCGGAGTTACGCACCGCGAAACGCTCGCCAGCACGGCCTGCGGCGAACAACTTGCCGCCGGTGGCCCCATACAGGCAGGTGTTACCGATGATGCTGGCCTCATGGCTGCGGAAAGCTGACCCGACCGGTGGGCGCACCGAAATGACGCCGCCTGCCATGCCTTTACCCACGTAGTCGTTGGCATCCCCGGTGAGGGATAACTCAACGCCACCGGCATTCCACACGCCGAAGCTCTGGCCTGCCGTACCGGTAAAGTAGGCTTTGATAGGATCGCTCGCCAGGCCCTGATCGCCGTGTTTCGCCGCGATAGCACCAGAGAGCGTCGCGCCGACAGAACGGTCGGTGTTACGGATGTCAAAATAGAGCGCCTTGCTTTGTCTGGCGTCAACGTGTGCCTGAGCCTGCTCGACCAGCGCGGCATTGAGCAGCCCTTTGTCGAACGGCGGGTTGCTTTCTGTGCAATACAGCGCTTTACCCGGCTGTGGAGCCACGGTGTGCAGCAGCGGTGACAAATCCAGTTTGTTTTGTTTGGCGGTAATGCCATCAAGCTCGACCAGCAGATCGGTGCGGCCAATCAGGTCAACCAGACGCGGCACGCCCAGCTCTGCCATCAGCTCACGGGTTTCGCGGGCGATGAAGGTGAAATAGTTCACCACACGCTCCGGCAGGCCGTGATAGTGATCGCGACGCAGCTTGTCGTCCTGAGTCGCGACACCGGTGGCACAGTTGTTCAGGTGGCAAATACGCAGGTATTTACAGCCCAGCGCCACCATTGGCCCTGTACCAAAGCCGAAGCTTTCGGCACCCAGAATCGCGGCTTTCACGATATCCGTACCGGTTTTCAGGCCGCCGTCAACTTGCAGACGAATTTTGTGACGCAGGCCGTTGGCCACCAACGCTTGCTGCGTTTCGACCAGGCCAAGCTCCCACGGGCAACCGGCGTATTTCACCGACGTCAGCGGGCTGGCACCGGTACCGCCGTCATAACCGGCGATAGTAATCAGGTCGGCATAGGCTTTTGCTACACCGGTAGCGATAGTCCCGACACCCGGCTCAGACACCAGTTTGACGGAGATCATCGCTTTCGGGTTGACCTGTTTCAGGTCGAAAATCAGCTGCGCCAAATCTTCTATCGAATAGATATCATGGTGCGGCGGGGGTGAAATCAGGGTAACACCCGGCACGGAATAACGCAGACGTGCGATATACGGGGTAACTTTGTCACCCGGCAACTGGCCGCCTTCACCCGGTTTCGCCCCTTGTGCCACCTTAATTTGAATCACATCGGCGTTGATGAGATAGGCCGGTGTCACACCGAAGCGGCCAGAAGCGACCTGCTTGATGCGCGAGACTTTATTGGTGCCGTAACGTGCCGGGTCTTCACCGCCTTCGCCGGAGTTGGAGTAACCGCCGATGCTGTTCATGGCTTGCGCCAGCGATTCATGTGCTTCCGGGCTCAATGCCCCAATTGACATCGCGGCAGTGTCAAAACGCTTGAACAGTTCGTTTTCAGCCTCAACCTGATCAAGGGCAATGGCAGCGCCGTCCTTCGGCTTTATTGCCAGCAAGTCGCGCAGCATCGAAGCCGGGCGCTCATTGACCAGTTTGGCGTACTGCTGGTAGTCGCTGTACTCACCGCTTTGTACCGCGGTTTGCAGCGTTTTTACCACATCCGGGTTATAAGCATGGTACTCGCCGCCGTAGACGAACTTGAGCAGACCGCCTTGATCGAGTTTATGGCGTTTGAGCCATGCCCGTTTGGCCAGATTTTGCAGGTCTTGTTCGAAATCGCTGAAGTTAGCGCCGCTGATACGACTGACAACGCCCTGGAAGCAGCGCGAAGAGACATCCTGATGCAGGCCGACCGCTTCAAACAGTTTTGAACAGCGATAAGAGGCGATGGTAGAAATCCCCATCTTCGACATTATTTTGTACAGGCCTTTATTGATGCCGTTGCGATAGTTCTGCATCACGAGGCGATACGGTTTTTCGATGGTGTGGCTATCCACCATCCGCGCCAGCGTTTCATAAGCCAGGTACGGGTAGACGGCGGTTGCACCAAAGCCCAGCAACACCGCGAAGTGGTGCGGGTCACGCGCGCTGGCGGTTTCAACGATGATGTTGGCATCGCAACGCAGGCTCTTTTCGACCAGGCGAGCCTGAATCGCCCCGACGGCCATCGGTGCCGGTACGGGCAGGCGGTCTTGTGCAATACCACGGTCGGTCAGCACCAGCAATACGGCACCGGCACGGACTTTGTACTCGGCTTCGTCACACAGTTTCTCGATGGTTTTTTGCAGCGAGTGTTGCTGTGGGTCGAAAGTGATGTCGATTTTTTCCGCGCGATAGTGCTCGGGATCCTGATTGATCAACTGAATGAAATCGGAGTAGAGCAGGATCGGTGACTTAAAGCTCAGGCGGTGTGCCTGGCCTTCGGCTTCGCAAAACACGTTCATTTCACGGCCGATACAGGTCGCCAGTGACATCACATGTGCTTCACGCAGCGGGTCGATAGGCGGGTTCGTCACCTGTGCGAACTGCTGGCGGAAATAGTCATAAATAATGCGCGGGCGGCTCGACAACACGGCAAATGGCGTGTCGTCACCCATTGAGCCGGTCGCTTCCTGGCCATTTTCACCCAGCACACGCAGTATCTGATCCAGTTCTTCGAAACTGTAGCCAAATTGCTTTTGATAGGTTTCCAGCAGGCCATCGTCGAATTCACGGCTACCCACCTGATCATCCGGCAACTCCTCGAACGGCACCAGACGCTTAACGTTTTTCTCCATCCACTCTTTGTAGGGGTGGCGGCTTTTCAGGTCGTCATCGGTTTCGGTGGAGTGCAGTATGCGGCCGGTGCGGGTGTCGATAACCATCAGCTCGCCGGGGCCGACACGGCCTTTCTCTACCACTTCATCAGGCTGGTAATCCCAGATACCCACTTCGGAGGCACAGGTAATCAGCTTGTCTTTGGTGATGACATAACGCGCCGGGCGCAGGCCGTTGCGGTCAAGGTTACAGGCGGCGTAGCGACCATCGGACAACACCAGACCGGCCGGGCCATCCCACGGCTCCATGTGCATGGAGTTGAAGTCGAAGAAGGCACGCAGTTCCGGGTCCATGTTCGGGTTGTTCTGCCAGGCTGGCGGCACCAGCAGGCGCATGGCACGTACGATATCCATTACCCCGGCCAGGAACAGTTCCAGCATGTTGTCCAGCGACATGGAGTCTGAACCGCTCTCATCGACGAACGGTGCGGCATCCAGCAAATCGGGAATCAGCGGGGTCTTGAATTTGTAGGCACGAGCGCGAGCCCACTGGCGGTTGCCGGTAATGGTGTTGATTTCA
This sequence is a window from Dickeya aquatica. Protein-coding genes within it:
- the gltB gene encoding glutamate synthase large subunit; translation: MLYDASHERDNCGFGLIAHIEGEPSHKVVRTAIHALARMQHRGAILADGKTGDGCGLLLQKPDRFFRLVAQEHGWRLANNYAVGMLFLSEDEEKARATRQIVEEELQNETLSVLGWREVPTNPDVLGEIALSSLPRIEQIFVNAPAGWRPRDMERRLFMARRRIEKRVQDKDFYICSLSNLVNIYKGLCMPADLPRFYLDLADLRLESAICLFHQRFSTNTVPRWRLAQPFRYLAHNGEINTITGNRQWARARAYKFKTPLIPDLLDAAPFVDESGSDSMSLDNMLELFLAGVMDIVRAMRLLVPPAWQNNPNMDPELRAFFDFNSMHMEPWDGPAGLVLSDGRYAACNLDRNGLRPARYVITKDKLITCASEVGIWDYQPDEVVEKGRVGPGELMVIDTRTGRILHSTETDDDLKSRHPYKEWMEKNVKRLVPFEELPDDQVGSREFDDGLLETYQKQFGYSFEELDQILRVLGENGQEATGSMGDDTPFAVLSSRPRIIYDYFRQQFAQVTNPPIDPLREAHVMSLATCIGREMNVFCEAEGQAHRLSFKSPILLYSDFIQLINQDPEHYRAEKIDITFDPQQHSLQKTIEKLCDEAEYKVRAGAVLLVLTDRGIAQDRLPVPAPMAVGAIQARLVEKSLRCDANIIVETASARDPHHFAVLLGFGATAVYPYLAYETLARMVDSHTIEKPYRLVMQNYRNGINKGLYKIMSKMGISTIASYRCSKLFEAVGLHQDVSSRCFQGVVSRISGANFSDFEQDLQNLAKRAWLKRHKLDQGGLLKFVYGGEYHAYNPDVVKTLQTAVQSGEYSDYQQYAKLVNERPASMLRDLLAIKPKDGAAIALDQVEAENELFKRFDTAAMSIGALSPEAHESLAQAMNSIGGYSNSGEGGEDPARYGTNKVSRIKQVASGRFGVTPAYLINADVIQIKVAQGAKPGEGGQLPGDKVTPYIARLRYSVPGVTLISPPPHHDIYSIEDLAQLIFDLKQVNPKAMISVKLVSEPGVGTIATGVAKAYADLITIAGYDGGTGASPLTSVKYAGCPWELGLVETQQALVANGLRHKIRLQVDGGLKTGTDIVKAAILGAESFGFGTGPMVALGCKYLRICHLNNCATGVATQDDKLRRDHYHGLPERVVNYFTFIARETRELMAELGVPRLVDLIGRTDLLVELDGITAKQNKLDLSPLLHTVAPQPGKALYCTESNPPFDKGLLNAALVEQAQAHVDARQSKALYFDIRNTDRSVGATLSGAIAAKHGDQGLASDPIKAYFTGTAGQSFGVWNAGGVELSLTGDANDYVGKGMAGGVISVRPPVGSAFRSHEASIIGNTCLYGATGGKLFAAGRAGERFAVRNSGAITVVEGIGDNGCEYMTGGIVCILGRTGVNFGAGMTGGFAYVLDDDGEFRKRVNPELVEVLDVENLAIHEEHLRGLITEHVQHTGSQRGEEILANWPVWASRFALVKPKSSDVKALLGHRSRSAAELRVQAQ